One stretch of Heterodontus francisci isolate sHetFra1 chromosome 22, sHetFra1.hap1, whole genome shotgun sequence DNA includes these proteins:
- the LOC137381386 gene encoding mth938 domain-containing protein-like — MTSPSIASLRWGEMKVEGSDTLYKDCKVWPGGNRAWDWRETGTRHTPGVQPADINEIIDKGIQTLVIGRGMDEALQVPEATLSFIRSKGVDAVVLQTEKAVQQYNKLVKEGVAVGGIFHSTC, encoded by the exons ATGACTTCACCCTCTATTGCATCATTAAGGTGGGGAGAAATGAAGGTTGAAGGCAGTGATACGCTGTACAAGGATTGTAAAGTCTGGCCAGGAGGAAACCGagcgtgggactggagagagacagGAACTCGT CATACACCTGGAGTTCAGCCAGCTGATATTAATGAGATTATAGACAAAGGTATTCAGACTCTTGTAATTGGAAGGGGGATGGATGAAGCATTGCAA GTGCCTGAAGCGACATTGTCTTTCATCAGAAGTAAGGGTGTTGATGCTGTGGTTCTACAAACAGAGAAAGCTGTGCAGCAGTATAACAAACTGGTGAAAGAGGGGGTAGCTGTCGGAGGAATCTTCCATTCAACTTGCTGA